A section of the Larus michahellis chromosome 1, bLarMic1.1, whole genome shotgun sequence genome encodes:
- the C1H12orf75 gene encoding overexpressed in colon carcinoma 1 protein isoform X4 gives MHVYRNALKTGATGTTKDVAEESVSDDDKRRNYGGVYVGLPSDAAAMVSSQTKAAPKD, from the exons ATGCACGTGTACCGTAATGCACTGAAGACAG gtGCCACAGGGACTACTAAAGATGT AGCAGAAGAATCTGTATCGGATGATGACAAAAGGAG GAACTATGGTGGCGTGTATGTTGGCCTGCCGTCGGATGCGGCTGCCATGGTTTCCAGTCAGACGAAAGCTGCACCGAAAG aTTAG